A window of Periplaneta americana isolate PAMFEO1 chromosome 7, P.americana_PAMFEO1_priV1, whole genome shotgun sequence contains these coding sequences:
- the LOC138702924 gene encoding uncharacterized protein — protein MADMVPGFAYRYHLSGGAAQIPECGRDFYSGLQQTWEFGTLAFRDTAEFNSLEWLTQKKWKTPLDALNHLHSRVLLRKGETTSPANMHKLVFRETAVFNSLEWLTQ, from the exons ATGGCGGACATGGTTCCGGGATTCGCCTACAGATATCATCTGTCTGGGGGAGCTGCACAAATCCCAGAGTGTGGGAGAGACTTCTACAGTGGACTACAGCAGACCTGGGAGTTTGGCACTTTG GCATTTCGAGACACAGCGGAATTTAATTCCCTGGAATGGCTTACGCAGAAGAAATGGAAGACTCCTCTCGATGCACTGAACCACCTGCACAGTCGAGTGCTACTGAGGAAAGGCGAGACAACCTCACCAGCAAACATGCATAAGCTA GTATTTCGAGAGACAGCGGTATTTAATTCCCTGGAATGGCTTACACAGTAG